The window ATGAAGTTAGATGGTCAATTTTAGTGCGGGAGTAACTCAGTTGGCTAGAGTCACAGCCTTCCAAGCTGTTGGTCGCGGGTTCGAGTCCCGTCTCCCGCTCTAAGTGAATTATGCAATGTATATATTGCAAAGTCTGAAAGATGGAAGATATTATATAGGTTCCACATCAGATGTAAGAAAAAGGTTTGAATATCATAACACTGGAAGAACAGGTTATACAAAGAAATATCAACCGTGGGTTCTTATTTATTTTGAAGAATTTGAGACAAGAGCAGAAGCTGTAAGACGAGAAAAATATCTTAAATCACAAAAAAATATTAAGAGGTTTTTGGAGTCAGTTAATGTCAACTCAGTTGGCTAGAATCATCCCGCAATTCAGCGGGATTGGTCGCGGGTTCGAGTCCAGTCTCCCGCTCTACTAATTTATGTAATTCGCTGACGTAGCTCAGTTGGTAGAGCACATCCTTGGTAAGGATGAGGTCACCGGTTCAATCCCGGTCGTCAGCTCAAAAAAAAATATATATAGTAGAAGAAGTATGAGAGAAATAATAACATTAGAATGTACAGAGTGTAAAAGAAGAAATTACACTACAACCAAAAATAAACGTTTACACCCAAGCCGCGTTGAGTTTAAGAAATATTGCCGCTGGGATAAAAAACACACTATTCATAAAGAAACCAAATAAATTGTACGAGAGTAGCTCAATTGGCTAGAGCAGCGGTCTCCAAAACCGCAGGTTGGGGGTTCGAGTCCCTCCTCTCGTGCGAAGAATAAAAATTATGAAAGAAAAAATAATCAATTTTTTTAATGATGTTGTCAAGGAAATGAAAAAGGTTACTTGGCCAACTCAGGAAGAACTAAAAGAATCAACTACTGTCGTAATAGTTGTTTGTCTTATTATTGCAGCCTTTACATATCTTATTGATATGGCAATCACTCAAATATTTAAAGGGATTTTTTAGGCTTGATGATGGAATTGAAGTGGTATGTGGTTAGGACTTTTTCCGGGCATGAGAACAAAGTAAAGTCTTTAATTGATGTTGAACTTAAAGATAATATTCAATTAAAAGCAAAAATTCAGGATGTTTTAGTTCCTACTGAAAAAGTATTTGAAGTTAAAGATGGAAAAAAGAAGACTAAAAATAAAAATTTCTTCCCTGGATATATTTTAGTTCAAGCTGATTTAGACAATCAGGTTAAAGATTTCATCCTAAATACTCCATCAGTTATGGGGTTTTTAGGGACAGGAAAAAATCCAAATCCTCTTCAACCAGATGAAGTTAAAAGAATAGTTGGTAGATTAACTCAAGATCAAGACTCTGAAAGGATGGAAACTATCTTTAGAGTTGGAGATTTTGTTAAAATAAATGATGGTCCGTTCAACAATTTCTCTGGGTATATTCAAGAAGTAAATGAAGAAAAAATGAAAATAAAAGTTATGGTTTCAATATTTGGAAGAAAAACACCAATTGAAATCGATTTTGTTCAGGCAGAATTAGAAAAATAAGGTAGAATTTAATAATAGGTTAAATTATGGCAAAGAAAATAACTGGATTTATAAAATTGCAAATTCCCGCTGGTAAAGCTAATCCATCACCACCTGTTGGACCTGCTCTAGGCCAAAAAGGTGTTAATATTATGGAGTTTTGTAAGCAATTCAATGCTCGTACCGCTGACAAAGGAGGTTTAATAATTCCAGTTGTTATCACGGTTTTTTCTGATAAATCATTTACGTTTATTACGAAAACACCACCAGCAGCAGAATTACTTAAAAAGGCAGCAAAAGTTGAAAAAGGTGCAGCAGAACCAAATAAAGTGAAAGTTGCAAAAGTTACTAAATCTCAAGTAAAAGAAATTGCTGAAATGAAAATGCCCGATTTAAACGCTAATGATATTGACCACGCCATGAGTATGGTTGCAGGTACTGCAAGAAGCATGGGTTTTTCAGTAGAAGAATAAATACTTTAACTCTGTTTAAAGATAAAAGGATTTGAATAATGAAAGTTTCTAAAAGAATTAAATCAGCAAAAGCAAAAGTAGATTTAAAAAAAGATTATAATCTTGATGAAGCAGTCAAGAAATTAAAAGAAGTATCAAATGTTAAGTTTACTGAATCTTTGGACTGTGCAATTAGATTAGGTGTAGATCCTCGACACGCCGATCAAATGGTTAGAGGAACAGTGAGTTTACCAAATGGAACTGGAAAAGAAGTTAAAGTGTTAGTAGTTGCTAAAGGTTCAAAAGCTCAGGATGCACTTGATGCAGGAGCTGATTTTGCTGGGTTTGAAGAATATTTGGAAAAGATTAAAGGTGGATGGGCAGATATTGATGTAATTGTAGCTACACCGGATGTGATGGCAGATTTAGGAAAACTTGGTAGAATATTAGGTCCAAAAGGATTGATGCCTAATCCTAAAAGTGGTACTGTTACTATGGATGTTGCTCAGGCAGTTAAAGAAGTTAAAGCTGGCAAAATAGAATTCAGAGTAGATAAAACCGGAATAATAAGTACTTCATTAGGTAAACTTTCGTTTCCGGAAGATAAATTGGTTGAAAATGTAAGAGCATTTTTAACTACAATTATAAAAATGAAACCGTCTTCGGCAAAAGGACAATATGTTAAAAGCCTCTATCTTTCTACTACAATGGGACCAGGCTTAAAAATTTCCCGCGATGAAGTGGCAATTATTAAATAAGAATTTACGCACTCATATAAATAAATGCTTCTAGTTTATTTATTTAAAAATGATTTGGGAGAATAATGGACAAATCAGAGAAAAACGAAATAATCTCTCAGATTAAAGAACTTATCAATAACTCCTCTGCCATTTATTTGGTAGATTACAGCAAAATCAATGTAGAAGACATTAATCGTCTTCGAAAAGAATTTCGTAAAGAAGGAGTTAAATATAAAGTCTTTAAGAATACACTTTTCAAAAAAGCCTTAATCGAAATTCAAGGTTATGAAAAGTTTAATGATCTGTTAGTAGGAATGTCTGGTTTTGCATTTGCAAAAGATAATGCTACAGCACCGGCTAAAGTTATCAAGAAATTTTTTGATACTACCGGAAAATTTGCTCTTAAAGGTTGTTATATAGAAACTCAATTTTTCGAAGGAACGCAGCTTGATGTATTATCAACACTGCCTACCAAAGCAGAAATAATTGCAGGAATTATTGGTAGTCTTAACTCTCCAGCATCTGGAGTAGTTGGTGCAATTGGCGCCGTAATCAGAGATCTCGTTAGTGTAATAGACGCTATCGAACAAAAAAAAGCAGCATAAATAAAATTTGTTGAACGGAAAAACAATTTCAGGAGAATATAAAAATGTCAGAAAAAATTGCAGAACTTGTAGAGAAAATTAAAGGTTTAACTCTCTTAGAAGCATCTGAATTAAAGAAAGCACTTGAAGAAGAATTTGGTGTTACCGCAGCCGCTCCAATGATGATGGGAGCAATGCCTACTGCTGCAGCCGCAGCAGCTCCAGTAGAAGAAAAAACT of the Ignavibacteriales bacterium genome contains:
- a CDS encoding GIY-YIG nuclease family protein, with the translated sequence MYILQSLKDGRYYIGSTSDVRKRFEYHNTGRTGYTKKYQPWVLIYFEEFETRAEAVRREKYLKSQKNIKRFLESVNVNSVG
- the secE gene encoding preprotein translocase subunit SecE, translating into MKEKIINFFNDVVKEMKKVTWPTQEELKESTTVVIVVCLIIAAFTYLIDMAITQIFKGIF
- the nusG gene encoding transcription termination/antitermination protein NusG; translated protein: MMELKWYVVRTFSGHENKVKSLIDVELKDNIQLKAKIQDVLVPTEKVFEVKDGKKKTKNKNFFPGYILVQADLDNQVKDFILNTPSVMGFLGTGKNPNPLQPDEVKRIVGRLTQDQDSERMETIFRVGDFVKINDGPFNNFSGYIQEVNEEKMKIKVMVSIFGRKTPIEIDFVQAELEK
- the rplK gene encoding 50S ribosomal protein L11, producing MAKKITGFIKLQIPAGKANPSPPVGPALGQKGVNIMEFCKQFNARTADKGGLIIPVVITVFSDKSFTFITKTPPAAELLKKAAKVEKGAAEPNKVKVAKVTKSQVKEIAEMKMPDLNANDIDHAMSMVAGTARSMGFSVEE
- the rplA gene encoding 50S ribosomal protein L1, which produces MMKVSKRIKSAKAKVDLKKDYNLDEAVKKLKEVSNVKFTESLDCAIRLGVDPRHADQMVRGTVSLPNGTGKEVKVLVVAKGSKAQDALDAGADFAGFEEYLEKIKGGWADIDVIVATPDVMADLGKLGRILGPKGLMPNPKSGTVTMDVAQAVKEVKAGKIEFRVDKTGIISTSLGKLSFPEDKLVENVRAFLTTIIKMKPSSAKGQYVKSLYLSTTMGPGLKISRDEVAIIK
- the rplJ gene encoding 50S ribosomal protein L10; the protein is MDKSEKNEIISQIKELINNSSAIYLVDYSKINVEDINRLRKEFRKEGVKYKVFKNTLFKKALIEIQGYEKFNDLLVGMSGFAFAKDNATAPAKVIKKFFDTTGKFALKGCYIETQFFEGTQLDVLSTLPTKAEIIAGIIGSLNSPASGVVGAIGAVIRDLVSVIDAIEQKKAA